The nucleotide window CCGGGCTGATGTTTCGGAACACGTTCCTGAGCAGCCGGTTCCGGCACGAGGTCCGCGCGAAGGAGTCGCCGCACTTCGACGCGTGGCTCGGCGAGCACGGCTTCGAGGTAAAGCACCTGCCCGAGAACTCATACCACGAGGGGGCGGGCGACGCGCTCTTCTGCGGCGACACCCTGTTCGCCGGTTACCGGACCCGATCGGACGCCAGCGCGCACCAGTGGGTCGGGAAGGAGTTCGGCGTTCGCGTGTTGCCGCTGGAGCTGGTGAACCCGCGGTTCTATCACCTCGACACCTGCTTCTGCCCGCTCGCCCCGGGCGAAGCGCTCTACTTCCCGAATGCGTTCGACACCTACGGCCAGCGGGTGCTGAGCACGCACGTCCCGAAGCTCATTCCGGTCGTGGAGGAGGAGGCGCACCGGTTCGGGTGCAACGCGGTGGTGGTGGGCAAAACGGTGGTTCACAACAGCCGGTGCCCGCGACTGGCGGAAGAGCTGGCTCGCGCCGGTTATCGGTCGATCGAGGTGGAACTGGACGAGTTCCTCAAAGCCGGCGGCAGCGCGAAGTGCTTGACGCTGCGGCTCGACGGCGAAGAGGCCGCGAGCTGGAAGGAGAAGTAAGTCGAAAGGCAAAAACGAGCGGTCGTAAGCTGCTGATTTTGCCTTTCGACTTTTGACTTGATCCGATCAGTAGTGCAGCAACAGCTTGGGCGGCGGCTTGTTGCCGCGGCTGTCCAGCGCGACCCGGGTCACAACCGCGCCGACCGCCAGCACGTTGCACAGCAGCGCGAGGTACAGCCATGTCGTCCACTCGACATCGAACGCCCGGAACTTTTGCTTCTCCTGGTACTCGACCTTTGCGAGATCGGCGGGGCTGTTGGCCGCGGCCGCCCGTTTCTCGGCGAACTCCTCGGCGATCTGCTGCTGGATCGCCCGCTCCATCCCGAACCCGTGGGCGAGCTGCCAGAGCAGGAAGAGCAGGGCAACGGCCGCGCAGCCGGCCACGATCGAGTTGCGCCACGGCCACAGCTTGACGAGTGGGGGCGGCGCGCCCGGCCCCAACACCTTGATCACGCGCTCGGCCCATGCCACCCCGGTCCCGACCAAGAGGCACAGGAAGAACGGGA belongs to Gemmata obscuriglobus and includes:
- a CDS encoding dimethylarginine dimethylaminohydrolase family protein — protein: MSQPRILMCPPDHYGIEYEINPWMNRSLGAVRELAFRQWRALHDTLKGLGVQVETMTPQPGLPDLVFTANAGLMFRNTFLSSRFRHEVRAKESPHFDAWLGEHGFEVKHLPENSYHEGAGDALFCGDTLFAGYRTRSDASAHQWVGKEFGVRVLPLELVNPRFYHLDTCFCPLAPGEALYFPNAFDTYGQRVLSTHVPKLIPVVEEEAHRFGCNAVVVGKTVVHNSRCPRLAEELARAGYRSIEVELDEFLKAGGSAKCLTLRLDGEEAASWKEK